The nucleotide sequence GTGCTGGCCAGATAGACCTTTTCCGCCCCGGCATCACGAAGCAGTCGGATAATGCGGGCGGAAGTGGTCCCGCGCACGATGCTGTCATCCACAAGCAGGATTTTTTTACCTTTGATCTCGCTTTGCACTGGGGAAAGTTTCAGATTCACCATCATTTTGCGAACCTCAGGTTCGTTGACGATAAAGCTTCTTTGCACATAGCGGTTTTTGATCAGAACTTCGCGGTAGGGTTTTTCCAGCACTTCCGCCAATCGGCAGGCCGCCGCCCGGGAAGTGTCCGGTACCGGAGCCACGACATCGATATCCAGCCCTTTTTTGCGGCACTCTTCCGCCAGGATTTCACCCAGCTTCAGGCGCACTTCATAAACCGGACGGCCGTGCCACTCGGTTTCAGAACCGGCAAAATAAATCCATTCAAACATGCACGGGCGCGGTTTCTTTTCACTTAAGACAAAAGAATGCAGATTGCGATCCTTGTCGACAAAGACCAGCTCGCCGGGGCGCAGATCACGCCAGTACTCGTAACCCAGTCCGAAGAAAACCTGTTTTTCAGAGGCAAAACAGTAATTGTACTTATCGCCCTTTTTCTGGCGCCCGATCAGCAAAGGCCGTATGCCATTCATATCACTGAAGGCAAACATGCCCTGATCGGCCAGCATACCAATAGAGCTATAAGCCCCTTGCACAGTTTGCAGAAGCTCTTTCACGGCCTCGGCCAGGCTGGCCGGAAGATCCGGGTTGTCCTTGCGTGAAGACAGCCCCACCGCCACCATGTGCATCAG is from Bdellovibrio bacteriovorus str. Tiberius and encodes:
- the purF gene encoding amidophosphoribosyltransferase — its product is MCGVVGLIGEDQAGEKLYPALFALQHRGQDAAGILSYDFERSQFHLEKDLGLVEDVFTTERRKRLKGTMALGHTRYSTIGSVDKEDLQPIFLSYPYGIGMIHNGNVTNYDEIVDYLRNRKLRWTFSRNDLEILMHMVAVGLSSRKDNPDLPASLAEAVKELLQTVQGAYSSIGMLADQGMFAFSDMNGIRPLLIGRQKKGDKYNYCFASEKQVFFGLGYEYWRDLRPGELVFVDKDRNLHSFVLSEKKPRPCMFEWIYFAGSETEWHGRPVYEVRLKLGEILAEECRKKGLDIDVVAPVPDTSRAAACRLAEVLEKPYREVLIKNRYVQRSFIVNEPEVRKMMVNLKLSPVQSEIKGKKILLVDDSIVRGTTSARIIRLLRDAGAEKVYLASTCPPIRHPCFYGIDFPDGESLVAHKRSEAEVEKVLEVDGLVFLPLNRLQEGLGLKNLCSACLDGDYPVPVSTENFLKTRNINLGGEL